A region of the Syntrophorhabdaceae bacterium genome:
ATTTGGTTTGATCTGTGATAGTTTCAGCTTTTTGGTTATGATTTCCATGTTGACCCCTTATGCCAATTTGTCGGACACTAAATTGCGACTCCAAGCCCGGTTTCTTGTTTCGCGCTTTCCAAAGAATGAAGGTGCCCTACCATATGTGACAGTTATCATCTTTGCTTCCCCCATGGGTGTGAATCGTCGAGCGGCAGCCCATTAAGGTCACACGCCGCGCTGTATCCGTGCTTTTCCTGTATCTGCTTCCGTGCACTGTGACAGGTGGGACATAGACTCTGCAGTTCACCATTCCAAAACAGCTCAGCATTGCCCCTGTGTGGC
Encoded here:
- a CDS encoding HNH endonuclease signature motif containing protein; amino-acid sequence: EGKVSHPLYHTVRWRQKRARQLAEHPLCAMCEKQGKVTAATIADHVTPHRGNAELFWNGELQSLCPTCHSARKQIQEKHGYSAACDLNGLPLDDSHPWGKQR